In Acidobacteriota bacterium, the following are encoded in one genomic region:
- a CDS encoding RNA-binding protein: MLTRRISAESPHRSHQLSRFVPTRVARGVAHAGVRGAPVSCQTEAWPAREDVVSVRLFIGNLPYSATEADLRALFSDIAEPQQVVLPTDRETGRPRGFAFVDFAEREHAEQVINRHNGQPYSGRPLAVSEARARDERPSGPRPGGYGGAPRPGGYGGGSSGPGGGFGGPRPGGPPRPFMPRDPGGPPPAGGPESRRARGPAKGPARKQSYDKPRGPIKQRPVSRLYDDDDEDLVEPTVEFDDPASRSATEVDTDTDFGDDQE; this comes from the coding sequence ATGCTGACGCGCCGCATTTCAGCGGAGTCCCCGCATCGATCCCACCAACTTTCTCGTTTCGTACCCACTAGAGTCGCCCGAGGTGTTGCGCACGCAGGCGTGCGTGGTGCTCCGGTCTCATGCCAGACGGAGGCCTGGCCAGCCCGTGAGGACGTCGTGAGCGTTCGTTTATTCATCGGAAACCTGCCCTACAGTGCTACTGAAGCCGATCTGCGTGCCCTGTTCTCGGACATCGCGGAACCGCAACAGGTGGTGCTGCCGACAGACCGCGAAACCGGTCGTCCACGCGGATTCGCCTTCGTGGACTTCGCCGAGCGTGAGCACGCCGAGCAGGTCATCAATCGTCACAACGGCCAGCCCTACAGCGGTCGCCCGCTGGCGGTGAGCGAGGCCCGCGCACGCGACGAACGGCCTTCAGGGCCGCGTCCGGGCGGATATGGCGGCGCGCCGCGGCCAGGTGGCTACGGGGGCGGCTCCTCAGGACCGGGAGGCGGCTTCGGTGGTCCACGGCCTGGCGGACCACCTCGACCGTTCATGCCACGCGATCCTGGCGGTCCGCCGCCGGCTGGGGGCCCCGAGTCTCGCCGCGCACGTGGTCCAGCCAAGGGGCCGGCGCGCAAGCAGTCCTACGACAAGCCTCGCGGTCCCATCAAGCAGCGGCCCGTCAGCCGTCTCTACGATGACGATGACGAGGATCTGGTGGAACCGACGGTGGAATTCGACGATCCGGCCAGCCGAAGCGCCACCGAGGTCGACACCGACACCGACTTCGGGGACGACCAAGAGTGA
- a CDS encoding DEAD/DEAH box helicase codes for MSPRPERSPRTGHGRSGPRRPAARPQVSNARRAELLARFETLTPSIDPRRFTDLISVPELLMGVEDRRFEHTTPIQSAVFDTVAAGHDLVACAETGTGKTAAFLLPLMQRLLLANAEREGSARILVLAPTRELAVQIEDDVQGFGYHTSMRCAAVFGGVGMDGQEQALKAGVDIVVATPGRLMDHLRAGIATFSGLDVLVLDEADRMLDMGFWPDVKFIASQLPAGRPRQTLLFSATMPEEVMGFALEIMQSPRLVQLGVRNAPAATITHKAELLGRHEKTAWLSRFLRRAPGPTLVFSATKRGADRLARDLQSQGIRAAALHADRTQADRLRAVEGFKSGTHRVLVATDIAARGLDIDAIETVVNVEVPFNRETYVHRVGRAGRAGSTGTAITLVSPDERQDMEEIADAFGLVLFEDAHAELVAAGEAIDTDEEAAGEDTGADNSPTSGGDAAADTRKRRRRRRRRPTDATTEPSDPTAS; via the coding sequence GTGAGTCCTCGCCCCGAACGCAGTCCCCGGACCGGCCACGGCCGGTCCGGTCCACGCCGCCCCGCCGCACGCCCGCAGGTCAGCAACGCCCGTCGTGCCGAGCTGCTCGCCCGGTTCGAGACACTCACTCCGTCGATCGACCCGCGCCGCTTCACCGACCTCATCTCGGTGCCCGAGCTCCTCATGGGTGTCGAGGATCGCCGGTTCGAGCACACCACGCCCATCCAGAGCGCCGTGTTCGACACCGTTGCGGCGGGTCACGACCTGGTGGCCTGCGCGGAGACGGGTACCGGCAAGACCGCCGCGTTCCTGCTGCCGCTGATGCAGCGCCTCCTGCTCGCCAACGCGGAGCGGGAAGGCTCTGCGCGCATCCTCGTGCTCGCCCCGACGCGCGAACTCGCCGTGCAGATCGAAGACGATGTGCAGGGGTTCGGGTATCACACGTCGATGCGGTGCGCGGCCGTGTTCGGCGGCGTCGGCATGGACGGTCAGGAACAGGCCCTCAAGGCCGGCGTCGACATCGTCGTGGCCACGCCGGGACGGCTGATGGATCACCTGCGCGCCGGCATTGCCACGTTCAGCGGACTCGACGTGCTCGTCCTCGACGAGGCGGACAGGATGCTCGACATGGGCTTCTGGCCGGACGTGAAGTTCATCGCGTCGCAGCTGCCTGCCGGACGCCCGCGCCAGACGCTCCTCTTCTCCGCGACGATGCCCGAGGAAGTGATGGGCTTCGCGCTGGAGATCATGCAGTCGCCGCGGCTGGTGCAACTCGGCGTGCGCAACGCGCCCGCCGCGACGATCACGCACAAGGCGGAACTGCTCGGCCGGCACGAGAAGACGGCGTGGCTCTCGCGCTTCCTGCGTCGCGCACCGGGGCCGACCCTCGTATTTTCAGCCACCAAGCGTGGCGCCGACCGACTTGCACGCGATCTCCAGTCGCAGGGCATCCGCGCGGCCGCCCTTCACGCGGATCGCACGCAGGCGGACCGGTTGCGCGCTGTCGAGGGATTCAAGTCGGGCACGCATCGCGTGCTGGTGGCCACCGACATCGCCGCGCGCGGGCTCGACATCGACGCGATCGAAACTGTCGTCAACGTCGAAGTGCCGTTCAACCGCGAGACGTACGTCCATCGCGTCGGCCGCGCGGGCCGCGCCGGTTCGACGGGCACCGCCATCACGCTGGTGTCTCCCGACGAACGTCAGGACATGGAAGAGATCGCTGATGCGTTCGGGCTCGTGCTGTTCGAGGACGCCCACGCGGAACTCGTAGCCGCCGGCGAAGCCATCGACACCGACGAAGAGGCGGCTGGCGAGGATACGGGCGCGGACAACTCGCCCACCAGTGGCGGCGACGCTGCCGCGGATACCCGCAAGCGCCGCCGTCGTCGTCGTCGCCGCCCCACGGACGCCACCACCGAACCGAGCGACCCCACCGCATCGTAG
- the ispG gene encoding flavodoxin-dependent (E)-4-hydroxy-3-methylbut-2-enyl-diphosphate synthase: protein MSHARLHRTIGVKVGHVQVGGGAPVVVQSMTSTDTADVGKTTDQIVALAAAGSEIVRVTVNVPEAAQAVPEIKQRLLDRGCDVPVVGDFHYHGHILLTRYPACAAALDKYRINPGNVGTGARRDEQFAMICAVAREHDKPVRIGVNGGSLNQELVMRRMQENTDQGLGRSSDDIINDCMVESAVTSTDLALDAGLREDQVIISCKVSRPLHLVDVYRKLAKATRQPLHLGLTEAGMGIKGLVWSSSAMGLLLHEGIGDTIRVSLTPRPGGDRCEEVYAACELLQALGLRAFSPSVTACPGCGRTTSSTFQELAERIQGYIRDRMPDWKREYDGVETMTLAVMGCVVNGPGESKAANIGISLPGTGEAPNCPVFIDGRHAMTLRGTYEELAEQFQRLVEDYVASHYPRLAGVVS from the coding sequence ATGAGTCACGCGCGCCTGCATCGCACCATCGGCGTCAAGGTCGGCCACGTCCAGGTCGGAGGCGGGGCTCCCGTCGTCGTGCAGTCGATGACGAGCACCGACACGGCCGACGTCGGGAAGACGACCGATCAGATCGTGGCGCTCGCCGCCGCCGGCTCGGAGATCGTGCGCGTGACGGTCAACGTGCCCGAAGCCGCGCAGGCGGTCCCGGAGATCAAGCAGCGACTCCTCGACCGCGGCTGCGACGTGCCCGTTGTCGGCGACTTCCACTACCACGGCCACATCCTCCTGACACGCTACCCCGCGTGCGCGGCAGCGCTCGACAAGTACCGCATCAACCCGGGGAACGTGGGCACCGGCGCGCGGCGCGACGAACAGTTCGCCATGATCTGCGCCGTCGCGCGCGAGCACGACAAGCCGGTGCGCATCGGCGTCAACGGCGGGTCCCTGAACCAGGAACTCGTGATGCGCCGGATGCAGGAGAACACCGACCAGGGGCTCGGGCGGTCGTCGGACGACATCATCAACGACTGCATGGTCGAATCGGCGGTGACGTCGACGGATCTGGCACTCGATGCCGGCCTGCGCGAGGACCAGGTCATCATCTCGTGCAAGGTCTCGCGTCCGCTGCATCTGGTGGACGTCTACAGGAAGCTGGCAAAGGCCACGCGCCAACCGCTGCACCTCGGACTTACCGAAGCCGGGATGGGCATCAAGGGCCTGGTGTGGTCCTCGTCGGCCATGGGCCTGCTGCTGCACGAAGGGATCGGCGATACCATTCGCGTCTCGCTCACGCCACGTCCCGGCGGCGATCGCTGCGAAGAGGTCTACGCCGCGTGCGAACTGCTGCAGGCGCTGGGACTGCGCGCGTTCAGCCCCAGCGTGACGGCGTGTCCGGGATGCGGACGCACGACGAGCAGCACGTTCCAGGAACTCGCCGAGCGCATCCAGGGCTACATCCGCGACAGGATGCCTGACTGGAAACGCGAATACGACGGCGTCGAGACCATGACGCTCGCGGTGATGGGATGCGTCGTGAACGGCCCCGGAGAATCGAAGGCCGCCAACATCGGCATTTCCCTGCCCGGCACCGGCGAGGCGCCCAACTGCCCCGTGTTCATCGACGGCCGCCACGCGATGACGCTGCGCGGCACGTACGAAGAGCTGGCGGAGCAATTCCAGCGGCTGGTCGAGGACTACGTGGCCTCGCACTACCCGCGGCTGGCTGGCGTCGTATCCTGA
- a CDS encoding IPT/TIG domain-containing protein — MTLPSSAQTHELSLPDGTYFFAIRAYDTAGAYSGYSNEVRVDLVGTPGPPAQPRITTLSPAVGPAAGGTTVTIDGSDFRSGATVRFGTQAATVQSLTSTRIVARTPAHVPGVVALSVVNSDGQGVQLAQAFTYQAAAPVITSIAPSQGPVAGNTDITITGTNFQSGVSVSMDGLTAPVVSASATHVVVRTPARRAGVVGLMLTNPDSQSATRASAYTYVEGGPAITHVLPPRGPMTGGNTITIVGSGLASATVSFGGTAATVVSRTAGMMEVVVPAHAAGEVDVVVSADGLSSTAARAYTFEDPDAPFARYFAEGATGGFFETRFALANPHAENLPVTVTFTDTMGTATPMQVTVPAMSRVTIDGSNMPTLASDAFATVFASPKVLGVERTMQWAGGGMAYGSHSDTGVAAPRTLWFLAEGATTSNFNTFYLLQNPTTTQADVRVQYLLATGERIEKMYPLAPLSRANIWVNKDDPRLASAEMSATITSLNDVPIVVERSMYRNNGSELFSAGHNSAAVDAPALRWFLAEGATGGTFDEFVLVANPNAEPATLRVSYLRGGETPLVKTYVAAPHSRLTIWVDKEAPELAAAEVSIVIESTTPTPVVVERAMWWRAAPDGPWIEAHNSSGVTATASRWLVADGESGGPGKAVTYVLVANTGDAPATVSVTLLSESGAVRTVQDVVSANSRYTIDVAGTFPEARDTRFSVLVEGANGAEPLVVERASYTSTPSTPWAAGTNSLAVALP; from the coding sequence GTGACTCTGCCGTCCTCCGCGCAGACGCACGAGCTCTCGCTGCCGGACGGCACGTACTTCTTCGCCATTCGCGCGTACGACACCGCCGGCGCGTACAGTGGATATTCCAACGAGGTCCGGGTCGATCTGGTCGGCACGCCCGGGCCCCCGGCTCAGCCGCGCATCACCACGCTGTCGCCGGCCGTCGGCCCGGCTGCCGGCGGCACGACGGTGACGATCGACGGCTCCGATTTCAGGAGCGGGGCGACCGTGCGGTTCGGCACTCAGGCAGCCACCGTGCAGAGTCTGACGAGCACGCGCATCGTTGCGCGCACGCCGGCCCACGTGCCGGGTGTCGTGGCACTGAGCGTGGTCAACAGCGACGGCCAGGGCGTCCAGCTCGCGCAGGCGTTCACGTACCAGGCTGCCGCACCGGTCATCACGTCGATCGCCCCGAGTCAGGGGCCGGTGGCCGGCAACACCGACATCACCATCACGGGCACCAACTTCCAGTCCGGCGTGAGCGTGTCGATGGACGGCCTCACGGCGCCGGTGGTCTCGGCCAGCGCCACGCACGTCGTCGTTCGCACACCGGCACGCCGGGCGGGCGTTGTCGGTCTCATGCTCACCAACCCCGACTCGCAGTCGGCGACCCGTGCGTCCGCGTACACGTATGTCGAGGGCGGGCCGGCGATCACGCACGTCCTGCCCCCGCGCGGCCCGATGACCGGTGGCAACACCATCACGATCGTCGGGAGCGGACTCGCCAGTGCGACAGTCTCGTTCGGTGGCACCGCGGCCACGGTCGTGTCGCGTACGGCCGGCATGATGGAGGTGGTCGTGCCGGCTCACGCGGCTGGCGAAGTGGACGTCGTCGTGAGCGCGGACGGCCTGTCGAGTACCGCCGCGCGCGCATACACGTTCGAGGACCCGGACGCGCCCTTCGCGCGGTACTTCGCCGAAGGCGCGACCGGTGGCTTCTTCGAGACGCGCTTCGCGCTCGCCAATCCGCACGCGGAGAACCTGCCCGTCACGGTGACCTTCACCGACACGATGGGGACGGCGACGCCGATGCAGGTGACGGTCCCGGCGATGTCGCGTGTGACGATCGACGGCAGCAACATGCCAACGCTCGCGAGCGACGCGTTCGCAACCGTGTTCGCGTCGCCGAAGGTGCTGGGGGTCGAGCGCACGATGCAGTGGGCCGGCGGAGGCATGGCGTACGGATCGCACAGCGACACGGGTGTCGCAGCGCCGCGCACCTTGTGGTTCCTGGCCGAGGGTGCGACCACCAGCAACTTCAACACCTTCTATCTGCTGCAGAACCCGACGACGACGCAGGCCGACGTCAGGGTGCAGTACCTGCTCGCGACGGGCGAACGCATCGAGAAGATGTATCCGCTGGCCCCGCTCTCGCGAGCCAACATCTGGGTGAACAAGGACGACCCGCGCCTGGCGTCGGCGGAGATGTCGGCGACGATCACGTCCCTCAACGACGTGCCCATCGTCGTCGAGCGGTCGATGTACCGCAACAACGGCAGCGAACTGTTCAGCGCGGGACACAACAGTGCCGCCGTCGACGCGCCTGCGCTGCGGTGGTTCCTGGCCGAGGGTGCCACGGGCGGCACGTTCGACGAGTTCGTCCTGGTCGCCAATCCGAACGCCGAGCCCGCCACGCTGCGCGTGAGCTACCTGCGCGGCGGCGAGACACCGCTGGTCAAGACGTACGTGGCGGCGCCGCACAGCCGGCTCACGATCTGGGTGGACAAGGAAGCCCCGGAACTGGCGGCGGCCGAGGTGTCGATCGTCATCGAGAGCACGACGCCCACGCCGGTCGTCGTGGAGCGGGCGATGTGGTGGCGGGCGGCGCCCGACGGTCCGTGGATCGAGGCGCACAACAGCAGCGGCGTGACAGCGACCGCCTCGCGCTGGCTGGTGGCCGACGGCGAGTCGGGCGGGCCCGGCAAGGCGGTCACGTACGTGCTCGTGGCCAACACCGGCGACGCGCCGGCGACGGTCAGCGTCACGCTGCTGTCGGAATCGGGTGCCGTGCGCACGGTGCAGGACGTCGTCTCGGCCAACAGCCGCTACACGATCGATGTGGCGGGAACGTTCCCCGAAGCGCGGGACACACGCTTCAGCGTGCTCGTGGAAGGCGCCAACGGGGCCGAACCGCTCGTCGTGGAGCGCGCGTCGTACACGAGCACGCCGTCGACGCCCTGGGCGGCCGGCACCAACAGTCTTGCCGTCGCGCTGCCGTGA
- a CDS encoding DUF4097 family beta strand repeat protein, whose protein sequence is MRLSRGPVTGALLLPLGLLSGGCDMMIAGPRAQVSDQWDKTYEVAADATLEIRNTNGRIDVRTHAAPTITVKAQRTARAVSEQGARELLARTSLEASASTTRVTLVTPRNSGLAMGQHITIDYDVLVPATVAVTLTNVNGRVDVDGVAGPAELETVNGRIIARGIATLRKAETVNGSVDLDLAALPSQGARVETVNGSVGVAMPSTTAADVSVRTVNGGISVDGFGQVQDRERRRRHYEGRINGGGPTLRIETVNGGVSVNARRTADGDAATENP, encoded by the coding sequence ATGAGACTGTCGCGCGGCCCCGTCACGGGCGCCCTGCTGCTGCCGCTCGGTCTGCTGTCTGGCGGCTGCGACATGATGATCGCGGGGCCTCGTGCTCAGGTCTCCGACCAGTGGGACAAGACCTACGAGGTGGCCGCCGACGCCACACTCGAGATCCGGAACACGAACGGCCGCATCGACGTTCGCACGCACGCCGCCCCCACCATCACGGTGAAGGCCCAGCGTACCGCCAGGGCCGTCAGCGAACAGGGCGCACGGGAACTGCTCGCCAGGACCTCTCTCGAGGCAAGCGCGTCGACCACACGCGTCACGCTCGTCACGCCCAGGAACTCCGGACTCGCCATGGGCCAGCACATCACGATCGACTACGACGTGCTCGTACCGGCGACCGTGGCCGTCACGCTGACCAACGTCAACGGTCGAGTCGATGTCGACGGCGTCGCGGGACCGGCGGAACTCGAGACCGTCAACGGTCGCATCATCGCTCGGGGAATCGCCACGCTCCGCAAGGCCGAGACCGTCAACGGCAGTGTCGATCTGGATCTCGCCGCCCTGCCCTCGCAGGGTGCCCGGGTCGAGACCGTCAACGGCAGCGTGGGCGTGGCGATGCCGTCGACGACCGCCGCAGACGTATCGGTGCGTACGGTGAACGGCGGCATCTCCGTCGACGGATTCGGCCAGGTACAGGACCGCGAGCGGCGCCGGCGTCACTACGAGGGCCGCATCAACGGCGGTGGTCCCACGCTGCGGATCGAGACGGTCAACGGCGGGGTGTCCGTCAACGCCCGTCGAACGGCGGACGGGGACGCCGCGACAGAGAACCCGTAG
- a CDS encoding DUF3810 family protein, giving the protein MPLPVPLLRLWRAAYVVVQPAVSWGTSWLPIAALDVLIVAGMAWMAWRLFARRGPTSLAAAVVTVLSLAAAGWLWFLASWGWHYQVPTLEARLDVSAAAVSPERGESFARAIVQQANALHAEAHRIGWPDRATLARTLAPRLAAVLPVLGVTRQPWLPRPRRTLLDGYFRAAGVDGMTNPFGLEVLLNSRVLPMELPALAAHEYAHLAGFADESDASVVAWLACQTGEAPLRYSAALAVLPHVLAGLPRERQATVLTTVGDGPRADLEAIGRRLSEQRPWVHAFAWQSYDRFLRANRVSEGVARYDAVARVLIAATDPATGSLSRRPRPPFDGR; this is encoded by the coding sequence GTGCCGCTTCCCGTGCCGCTGCTGCGGCTCTGGCGAGCCGCGTACGTCGTCGTGCAGCCTGCCGTCTCGTGGGGGACGTCGTGGCTTCCGATTGCCGCGCTCGACGTCCTGATCGTCGCCGGGATGGCCTGGATGGCCTGGCGCCTGTTCGCGCGGCGCGGCCCGACGAGTCTCGCGGCGGCAGTCGTCACCGTGCTGTCGCTCGCAGCTGCCGGCTGGTTGTGGTTCCTGGCCAGTTGGGGATGGCACTACCAGGTGCCGACGCTCGAAGCGCGCCTCGACGTGTCGGCAGCCGCTGTGTCTCCAGAGCGCGGCGAGTCGTTCGCGCGCGCCATCGTCCAGCAGGCCAACGCCCTGCACGCCGAGGCGCATCGCATCGGCTGGCCCGATCGCGCAACCCTCGCCCGCACGCTGGCACCGCGTCTGGCTGCCGTGCTGCCGGTGCTTGGCGTGACGCGCCAGCCCTGGCTCCCTCGGCCGCGTCGGACGCTGCTCGATGGGTACTTTCGCGCGGCGGGCGTCGATGGCATGACCAACCCGTTCGGGCTCGAGGTGCTGCTCAACTCACGTGTGCTGCCGATGGAACTGCCGGCACTCGCGGCGCACGAGTACGCGCACCTCGCGGGTTTCGCCGATGAATCCGACGCCAGCGTGGTGGCGTGGCTGGCGTGTCAGACGGGTGAGGCGCCGCTGCGCTACAGCGCGGCGCTCGCCGTGCTTCCGCACGTGCTCGCCGGCTTGCCGCGCGAGCGACAGGCGACGGTGCTGACGACGGTGGGCGATGGTCCGCGCGCGGATCTGGAGGCGATTGGCCGTCGGCTCAGCGAGCAGCGGCCGTGGGTACACGCCTTCGCGTGGCAGTCCTACGATCGATTCCTGCGCGCCAACCGAGTGAGTGAGGGCGTGGCGCGCTACGACGCGGTGGCGCGTGTGCTCATCGCGGCCACCGACCCGGCTACGGGTTCTCTGTCGCGGCGTCCCCGTCCGCCGTTCGACGGGCGTTGA
- a CDS encoding NAD(P)/FAD-dependent oxidoreductase: MSDAAHADAHVAVRTTPGRRRVVIVGGGFGGLQAARAFRWSDVDVVLVDRRNHHVFQPLLYQVATAGLSPGDIASPIRWILRWQDHVQVLLGEAHRVDAAARVLYLDIGRITYDALIIATGATHAYFGHDDWQSHAPGLKTLEDAGLIRRRLLLAFEEAERTTDPAERASRLTFVIVGGGPTGVELAGALAELANHSLAHDFRNIDPSAARVLLIEAGPHILGAFPEDLRAKALASLDRLGVKVRTETPVVGIDASGVDLAGGERIDAATVLWAAGVAASPLGRMLGAPVDRVGRVMVEPDLTVPGCPDVYVVGDLAHVEQDGRPLPGVAQVAMQEGAHAVENILRHFGNQPPRPFRYHDLGNLATIGRHSAIADFGGRWRFAGAFAWWLWLFIHVLKLTGFRNRIAVLIQWAWAYLTQQRGIRLITGQDPADAPPRS; encoded by the coding sequence ATGAGCGACGCGGCGCACGCTGACGCGCACGTCGCTGTCCGGACGACGCCAGGACGACGACGCGTGGTGATCGTCGGTGGCGGGTTCGGCGGGCTCCAGGCCGCGCGCGCATTCCGCTGGAGCGACGTGGACGTCGTCCTCGTCGACAGGCGCAACCATCACGTCTTCCAGCCGTTGCTGTATCAGGTCGCCACGGCGGGTCTGTCGCCCGGCGACATCGCGTCGCCGATCCGCTGGATCCTCCGCTGGCAGGATCACGTGCAGGTGTTGCTCGGCGAGGCGCACCGCGTCGATGCCGCGGCGCGCGTGCTGTACCTCGACATCGGCCGGATCACGTACGACGCGTTGATCATCGCCACGGGCGCGACGCACGCGTATTTCGGCCATGACGACTGGCAGTCGCACGCACCTGGCCTCAAGACGCTCGAGGATGCCGGCCTCATCAGACGCCGTCTGTTGCTGGCCTTCGAGGAGGCCGAGCGCACGACGGACCCTGCCGAACGCGCGAGTCGCCTGACGTTCGTGATCGTCGGTGGCGGCCCCACGGGCGTCGAACTGGCCGGTGCGCTTGCCGAACTCGCGAACCACTCGCTCGCGCACGACTTCCGCAATATCGATCCGAGCGCGGCGCGCGTGCTGCTCATCGAAGCCGGGCCGCACATCCTCGGGGCGTTTCCGGAGGACCTGCGCGCAAAGGCGCTGGCCTCGCTCGACCGTCTCGGCGTGAAGGTCCGCACCGAGACGCCGGTGGTCGGCATCGACGCGTCGGGTGTGGACCTTGCCGGTGGTGAGCGCATCGACGCGGCGACGGTGCTGTGGGCCGCTGGTGTGGCCGCATCGCCTCTTGGACGGATGCTCGGCGCCCCCGTCGACCGCGTGGGCCGCGTCATGGTCGAACCCGATCTGACGGTGCCCGGCTGTCCCGACGTGTACGTCGTGGGCGACCTCGCGCACGTCGAACAGGACGGCCGTCCGCTCCCGGGCGTGGCGCAGGTGGCCATGCAGGAAGGCGCGCATGCGGTCGAGAACATCCTCAGGCACTTCGGCAACCAGCCGCCGCGGCCGTTCCGCTATCACGATCTCGGCAACCTCGCCACGATCGGCAGGCATTCGGCGATCGCGGACTTCGGTGGGCGCTGGCGGTTCGCCGGAGCGTTCGCGTGGTGGCTGTGGCTCTTCATCCACGTTCTCAAGCTGACCGGCTTCCGCAACAGGATCGCGGTCCTCATCCAGTGGGCATGGGCCTACCTCACGCAGCAGCGGGGCATTCGCCTCATCACCGGCCAGGACCCCGCGGACGCGCCGCCGCGGTCCTGA
- a CDS encoding D-aminoacylase — MSRLRAVAVVALLLGACGGTPPPPAFDLVVRGGTLLDGTGAPAVRADVGVKGDRIVAVGDLASRGAHETIDATGLTVAPGFIDTQGQSGRLLLEDGAGASHILQGITSEIIGEGSTPALWDAESADHDFLTRLGLTVDWTGVDGFLDRLASRGITINVGTLAPLNQLRADVVGMADRPATPDEMAEMQQRLERAMREGAFGLSSALIYPPGSYASTDEIVTLARTAASHGGRYVSHIRGEGDRLDTALDEAIAIGERASIPVVVFHLKIATKTKWKTMPAVVARIERSRARGIDVSATAYPYPVAGTSLDACLPDWVHDGGEKAMLARLANPAMRARVRREIERGHDGWENFLRAAGFDGVTIAAVREGGDTSVVGLSLAEIARRRGQPEWDVFFDLLIANEGRVAALYALMDEDDVRTALKQPWVSIGSDSGAQPDSGPLAVGRPHPRGFGSFPRVLGRYVRDEGLVPLPEMVRRMTSGAAAQMGIRDRGTVAPGAFADIVVFDPATIVDRATFDQPRRYPDGVTAVVVNGVTTVRDGALTGKRGGRPLLGPGATSMQEPSR, encoded by the coding sequence GTGTCCCGTCTTCGTGCTGTGGCTGTTGTCGCGCTGCTGCTCGGTGCGTGCGGCGGCACGCCGCCACCGCCCGCGTTCGACCTCGTCGTGCGCGGAGGCACGCTGCTCGATGGCACCGGCGCTCCGGCCGTGCGGGCAGACGTCGGGGTCAAGGGCGACAGGATCGTGGCCGTGGGCGACCTCGCGAGCCGCGGCGCTCACGAGACCATCGACGCGACGGGCCTCACCGTGGCGCCCGGGTTCATCGACACGCAGGGCCAGTCGGGGCGCCTGCTGCTCGAGGATGGAGCAGGGGCCAGCCACATCCTGCAGGGCATCACGTCGGAGATCATCGGCGAGGGCAGTACACCGGCGTTGTGGGACGCTGAGTCGGCGGACCACGACTTCCTCACGCGCCTCGGTCTCACCGTCGACTGGACCGGCGTCGATGGCTTCCTCGATCGACTCGCGTCGCGCGGCATCACCATCAACGTGGGCACGCTGGCGCCGCTGAACCAGCTGCGCGCCGACGTCGTCGGCATGGCGGACCGTCCGGCGACGCCAGACGAGATGGCCGAGATGCAACAGCGGCTGGAGCGCGCGATGCGCGAGGGCGCGTTCGGGTTGTCGAGCGCGCTCATCTATCCGCCTGGCTCCTACGCATCGACTGACGAGATCGTGACGCTCGCCAGGACCGCCGCCTCGCACGGCGGTCGCTACGTGTCGCACATCCGTGGCGAAGGCGACAGGCTCGACACGGCGCTCGACGAGGCCATCGCCATCGGCGAACGTGCGTCGATCCCCGTCGTTGTCTTCCACCTGAAGATCGCCACCAAGACGAAGTGGAAGACGATGCCGGCGGTCGTGGCGCGGATCGAGCGGTCGCGAGCGCGCGGCATAGACGTGTCGGCAACGGCGTACCCGTATCCCGTGGCGGGAACGAGCCTCGACGCGTGTCTGCCCGACTGGGTCCATGACGGCGGCGAAAAGGCGATGCTGGCGCGCCTCGCCAATCCGGCGATGCGCGCGCGGGTCCGGCGCGAGATCGAGCGCGGCCACGACGGCTGGGAGAACTTCCTGCGGGCAGCGGGCTTCGACGGCGTCACCATTGCCGCCGTGAGAGAGGGAGGAGACACGTCGGTCGTCGGCCTCTCGCTTGCCGAGATCGCGCGCCGACGCGGCCAGCCGGAGTGGGACGTCTTCTTCGATCTACTCATCGCGAACGAGGGGCGCGTCGCGGCCCTCTACGCGCTCATGGACGAAGACGATGTGCGGACGGCGCTGAAGCAGCCATGGGTGAGCATCGGCAGTGACTCCGGGGCGCAGCCGGACTCGGGTCCGCTCGCCGTCGGCCGGCCGCATCCGCGCGGGTTCGGCTCGTTTCCGCGGGTGCTCGGTCGCTACGTGCGCGACGAGGGACTGGTCCCGCTGCCCGAGATGGTGCGACGGATGACGAGCGGCGCGGCCGCGCAGATGGGCATCCGCGATCGCGGCACCGTGGCGCCGGGTGCCTTCGCGGACATCGTCGTGTTCGATCCGGCGACCATCGTCGATCGCGCAACATTCGACCAGCCGCGACGGTACCCTGATGGAGTGACGGCGGTGGTGGTGAACGGCGTGACAACGGTGCGCGACGGCGCGCTCACGGGCAAGCGTGGGGGGCGGCCGCTGCTGGGCCCCGGTGCGACGTCGATGCAGGAGCCATCGCGATGA